A genomic segment from Triticum dicoccoides isolate Atlit2015 ecotype Zavitan chromosome 1A, WEW_v2.0, whole genome shotgun sequence encodes:
- the LOC119363431 gene encoding glutamate--cysteine ligase B, chloroplastic, which produces MAVASRLAVARVVQPDGGAASGRRGRQGFAVVGLPAAARRGRRRGGAVAASPPTEEAAKLTEPLTKEDLVAYLASGCKPKENWRIGTEHEKFGFDVETLRPITYDQISAILNGLSERFEWDKIMEENHVIGLKQGKQNISLEPGGQFELSGAPLETLHQTCAEVNSHLYQVKAVGEELGVGFLGMGFQPKWALTDIPIMPKGRYEIMRNYMPKVGTLGLDMMFRTCTVQVNLDFSSELDMIRKFRASLALQPIATAIFANSPFKEGKPNGFLSLRSHIWTDTDNNRSGMLPFVFDDTFGFEQYVDYALDVPMYFVYRNKTYIDCTGMSFRDFMAGKLPQVPGELPTLNDWENHLTTIFPEVRLKRYMEMRGADGGPWRRLCALPAFWVGLLYDDESLQSIIDMTSDWTKEEREMLRRKVPVTGLKTPFRDGYVRDLAEDVLQLAKNGLERRGYKEVGFLREVDEVVRTGVTPAEKLLNLYETKWQRSVDPVFEELLY; this is translated from the exons ATGGCGGTCGCGTCGCGCCTGGCGGTGGCGCGGGTGGTCCAGCCGGACGGGGGCGCGGCGAGCGGGAGGAGGGGGCGGCAGGGGTTCGCGGTGGTAGGGCTCCCCGCggccgccaggagggggaggcggcgcggcggggcCGTTGCGGCCAGCCCCCCGACGGAGGAGGCGGCCAAGTTGACGGAGCCGCTCACCAAGGAGGACCTCGTCGCCTACCTCGCGTCCGGCTGCAAGCCCAAGGAGAACTGGAG AATTGGCACAGAGCATGAAAAGTTTGGTTTTGATGTCGAAACGTTGCGCCCTATAACGTATGATCAGATCAGTGCTATACTCAATGGGCTGTCTGAGAGATTTGAATGGGACAAGATAATGGAAGAAAACCATGTTATTGGTCTCAAGCAG GGAAAGCAAAACATTTCACTAGAACCTGGTGGCCAGTTTGAACTTAGTGGCGCTCCCCTCGAAACATTACATCAAACTTGTGCGGAGGTCAATTCACATCTTTATCAG GTCAAAGCAGTTGGAGAGGAATTGGGAGTAGGATTTCTTGGAATGGGTTTTCAGCCAAAATGGGCCCTGACTGATATACCAATAATGCCCAAG GGAAGGTATGAAATTATGAGGAATTACATGCCTAAAGTTGGTACTCTTGGCCTTGATATGATGTTCCGCACGTGCACTGTACAG GTTAATCTCGATTTCAGTTCAGAGCTAGATATGATAAGAAAATTCCGTGCTAGCCTTGCATTGCAGCCT ATCGCGACAGCAATATTCGCAAATTCTCCCTTTAAAGAAGGAAAACCAAATGGGTTTCTCAGTTTAAGAAG CCATATATGGACTGATACTGATAACAACCGCTCGGGGAtgcttccttttgtttttgatgacacATTTGG ATTTGAGCAATATGTGGACTATGCATTGGACGTCCCAATGTATTTTGTATACCGGAACAAGACTTACATTGACTGTACTGGAATGTCATTTCGG GATTTCATGGCAGGAAAGCTCCCGCAGGTTCCAGGGGAGTTGCCCACTTTGAACGATTGGGAGAACCATCTAACAACAATTTTTCCTGAG GTTAGGTTGAAGAGATACATGGAGATGAGAGGTGCTGATGGTGGACCTTGGAGGAGATTGTGTGCTTTGCCTGCATTTTGG GTTGGGTTGTTGTATGACGACGAATCATTACAGAGCATTATTGACATGACTTCTGACTGGAcaaaggaagaaagagagatgttgAGACGGAAG GTGCCAGTAACTGGTTTGAAGACGCCATTCCGGGATGGGTATGTAAGAGATTTAGCTGAAGATGTTCTCCAGTTAGCTAAG AATGGATTAGAAAGAAGAGGATACAAGGAGGTTGGTTTCCTGAGAGAAGTCGACGAAGTTGTTAGAACAG GAGTGACACCTGCCGAGAAGCTTCTGAATCTATACGAGACGAAGTGGCAGCGCAGCGTGGACCCTGTGTTCGAGGAGTTGTTATATTGA